One segment of Stenotrophomonas sp. SAU14A_NAIMI4_8 DNA contains the following:
- a CDS encoding replication-associated recombination protein A — protein MRPRTLDEMVGQKRLLAPESALRRAVESGRVHSMILWGPPGCGKTTLSLLLAEYSDAEFRAISAVLSGLPEVRQVLAEAAQRFAEGRRTVLFVDEVHRFNKAQQDAFLPHIERGTILFVGATTENPSFELNSALLSRCRVHVLEAVSPTDIVEALERALGDRERGLGEARIEVAPELLLEIATAADGDVRRALTLLEIAAELAGGEGGRITPQTLTQVLADRTRRFDKGGEQFYDQISALHKSVRSSNPDAALYWLTRMLDGGCDPSYLARRLTRMAIEDIGLADPRAQSMALEAWDIYERLGSPEGELAFAQLVLYLASTAKSNAGYAAFNQAKADVRESGTEEVPLHLRNAPTKLMKELGYGAEYQYDHDAEGGIALDQTGFPDAMGERVYYNPVPRGLEIKLKEKLDRLRAEREAARAAKRL, from the coding sequence ATGCGCCCGCGCACCCTCGACGAAATGGTCGGGCAGAAGCGCCTGCTGGCGCCGGAAAGCGCGCTGCGCCGCGCGGTCGAATCCGGTCGCGTGCATTCGATGATCCTGTGGGGCCCGCCCGGCTGTGGCAAGACCACGCTGTCGTTGCTGCTGGCCGAATACTCCGACGCCGAATTCCGCGCCATCTCTGCCGTGCTCTCTGGCCTGCCCGAAGTGCGCCAGGTGCTGGCCGAGGCCGCGCAGCGTTTCGCCGAGGGCCGCCGCACCGTGCTGTTCGTGGACGAAGTGCACCGCTTCAACAAGGCGCAGCAGGATGCCTTCCTGCCGCACATCGAACGCGGCACCATCCTGTTCGTTGGCGCCACCACCGAGAATCCCTCGTTCGAACTGAATTCCGCGCTGCTGTCGCGCTGCCGCGTGCACGTGCTGGAAGCGGTGTCGCCCACGGATATTGTCGAGGCGCTGGAACGAGCGCTGGGCGACCGCGAGCGCGGCCTGGGCGAGGCGCGCATCGAGGTCGCCCCCGAGCTGCTGCTGGAAATCGCCACGGCCGCCGACGGTGACGTGCGGCGTGCGCTGACCCTGCTGGAAATCGCCGCCGAGCTGGCGGGCGGGGAGGGCGGTCGCATCACCCCGCAGACCCTGACCCAGGTGCTGGCCGACCGCACCCGCCGCTTCGACAAGGGCGGCGAGCAGTTCTACGACCAGATCTCGGCGCTGCACAAGTCGGTACGCAGCTCCAACCCCGATGCCGCGCTGTACTGGTTGACCCGCATGCTCGATGGCGGCTGCGATCCGTCCTACCTGGCGCGCCGCCTGACCCGCATGGCCATCGAAGATATCGGCCTGGCCGACCCGCGCGCGCAGAGCATGGCGCTGGAGGCTTGGGACATCTACGAGCGGCTGGGCAGCCCGGAAGGCGAGCTCGCCTTCGCGCAGCTGGTGCTGTACCTGGCCAGCACCGCCAAGTCGAATGCCGGCTATGCGGCCTTTAACCAGGCCAAGGCCGATGTGCGCGAGAGCGGTACCGAAGAAGTGCCGCTGCACCTGCGCAACGCACCGACCAAGCTGATGAAGGAGCTGGGCTACGGCGCCGAGTACCAGTACGACCACGATGCCGAAGGCGGCATCGCGCTGGACCAGACCGGCTTCCCCGATGCGATGGGCGAGCGGGTGTACTACAACCCGGTGCCGCGCGGGCTGGAAATCAAGCTGAAGGAAAAGCTGGACCGGCTGCGCGCCGAGCGCGAAGCAGCCAGGGCCGCAAAGCGTCTGTAG
- a CDS encoding alpha/beta hydrolase-fold protein produces MMFSVRSVGCLAALMMGVLMAAPYAHAQQRNPQQLMGRTVLDEPASSYRFERFVIDSPDQQRRWRVNVAIPAKAGKTPAPVLYALDGNAVAMVLDQSLLAELAARKAPPVLVMIGYDNELRIDSPSRTRDYTAWIDRADDEAGTTQATGGGAAAFLDVIERRIKPEVERRAKIDPQQQALWGHSLGGLFVLNTLYTRPAAFQYFVAASPSLWWAQGAALGDPEQQFVQNVHGQPAKVWLMLGGAERVGDRGKRDMNNPRVVAHLRRIGGATPDAAMQLSTRLAKVPALQVQYREFPGLGHGPMLPASFHAALHELYGVADRSEADGKAPAASNATE; encoded by the coding sequence ATGATGTTTTCCGTACGCTCCGTCGGCTGTCTGGCCGCCCTGATGATGGGGGTCCTGATGGCCGCTCCCTACGCCCATGCACAGCAGCGCAACCCGCAGCAGCTGATGGGCCGCACCGTGCTGGACGAGCCCGCGTCCAGCTACCGCTTCGAACGTTTCGTGATCGACAGCCCGGACCAGCAGCGCCGCTGGCGGGTGAACGTGGCGATCCCGGCCAAGGCGGGCAAGACCCCCGCGCCGGTGCTGTACGCCCTGGACGGCAATGCGGTGGCCATGGTGCTGGACCAGTCGCTGCTGGCCGAGCTGGCCGCCCGCAAGGCACCGCCGGTGCTGGTGATGATCGGTTATGACAATGAACTGCGCATCGATTCGCCGTCGCGCACCCGAGACTACACCGCCTGGATCGATCGCGCCGACGATGAGGCCGGTACCACCCAGGCCACCGGGGGCGGCGCCGCCGCGTTCCTGGATGTGATCGAACGCCGCATCAAGCCCGAGGTCGAGCGCCGCGCGAAGATCGACCCGCAGCAACAGGCGCTGTGGGGTCATTCGCTGGGCGGGCTGTTCGTGCTCAACACGCTGTACACCCGCCCGGCGGCCTTCCAGTACTTCGTGGCCGCCAGCCCGTCCCTGTGGTGGGCGCAGGGCGCTGCGCTGGGCGACCCGGAACAGCAGTTCGTGCAGAACGTGCACGGCCAGCCGGCCAAGGTCTGGTTGATGCTGGGCGGTGCCGAGCGCGTGGGTGACCGCGGCAAGCGTGATATGAACAACCCGCGCGTGGTCGCGCACCTGCGCCGCATTGGTGGCGCCACACCGGATGCGGCCATGCAGCTGTCCACGCGCCTGGCCAAGGTGCCGGCGCTGCAGGTGCAGTACCGCGAGTTCCCGGGGCTGGGCCATGGCCCGATGCTGCCAGCCTCGTTCCACGCCGCCCTGCATGAGCTGTACGGCGTGGCCGACCGCAGCGAAGCGGATGGCAAGGCGCCGGCCGCGTCCAACGCCACCGAATGA
- a CDS encoding YncE family protein, whose translation MSSRSSFRLTSLAAGLLLAVTASAQPVFDQPANATFKGQVVSRGENVVPGSTADVTGRGFVPGQQISLVRGDTVLNSQPVVVDADGNFKTQLAIPADAVPGTHPVVVRASQPAAATVLKLRISPQLPLSGQQQFATQSNKLVPGLYQSAYSAASNAVFVTSAVGRPPVTQSQLLKLDPKSLKVTKAITPAQVPGSTNGAVYAVYGVGVDDTNGNVWVTNTRQNTVAVYRQKDLSLVHQFPVDAVPHARDVVVDGTHGKVFASATGEDHLSVFDAKTLKPLESITLESGVDEGKFTPMSLVLDEKAGKLFTVSIGTPEAAVIDVAGGKVDKVIDLGNSISASGVAFDAQQNRLYVASQGTDNLLIVDVASGKVVHDVPVGAGALNVAFDDKSGLAYVTNRGAGTVTAVSRDGNIVGNLDGGTLPNHVRADGKGNVFAVNKSRGAEDPKGDRITRISLRQP comes from the coding sequence ATGTCGTCCCGTTCTTCCTTCCGTCTTACTTCCCTGGCCGCCGGCCTGTTGCTGGCCGTTACCGCATCGGCGCAGCCGGTGTTCGACCAGCCGGCCAACGCGACCTTCAAGGGCCAGGTGGTCTCGCGTGGCGAGAACGTGGTGCCGGGCAGCACCGCCGATGTCACCGGCCGCGGCTTCGTGCCCGGCCAGCAGATCAGCCTGGTGCGCGGCGATACCGTGCTGAACAGCCAGCCGGTGGTGGTTGATGCCGATGGCAACTTCAAGACCCAGCTGGCCATCCCGGCCGATGCGGTGCCGGGCACCCACCCGGTGGTGGTGCGCGCCAGCCAGCCGGCGGCCGCCACCGTGCTGAAGCTGCGCATCTCGCCGCAGCTGCCGCTGTCGGGCCAGCAGCAGTTCGCCACCCAGTCCAACAAGCTGGTGCCGGGCCTGTACCAGTCGGCCTACAGCGCCGCCAGCAACGCGGTGTTCGTTACCTCGGCCGTTGGCCGCCCGCCGGTTACCCAGTCGCAGCTGCTGAAGCTGGACCCCAAGAGCCTGAAGGTGACCAAGGCGATCACCCCGGCGCAGGTGCCGGGCAGCACCAACGGCGCGGTCTACGCGGTGTACGGCGTGGGTGTGGATGACACCAACGGCAACGTGTGGGTCACCAACACCCGCCAGAACACGGTGGCCGTCTACCGCCAGAAGGATCTGTCGCTGGTCCACCAGTTCCCGGTCGATGCCGTGCCGCATGCGCGCGACGTGGTGGTCGATGGCACCCACGGCAAGGTATTCGCTTCGGCAACGGGCGAAGACCACCTGTCGGTGTTCGACGCCAAGACGCTGAAGCCGCTGGAATCGATCACCCTGGAATCGGGCGTGGACGAAGGCAAATTCACCCCGATGAGCCTGGTGCTGGATGAAAAGGCCGGCAAGCTGTTCACCGTCAGCATCGGCACCCCGGAAGCGGCGGTGATCGACGTGGCCGGCGGCAAGGTGGACAAGGTGATCGACCTGGGCAATTCGATCAGCGCTTCGGGCGTGGCCTTCGATGCGCAGCAGAACCGTCTGTACGTCGCCTCGCAGGGCACCGACAACCTGCTGATCGTCGACGTGGCCAGCGGCAAGGTCGTGCACGACGTGCCGGTCGGCGCCGGTGCGCTGAACGTCGCGTTCGATGACAAGAGCGGCCTGGCCTACGTCACCAATCGTGGTGCCGGTACGGTTACCGCGGTCAGCCGTGATGGCAACATCGTCGGCAACCTGGATGGCGGCACGCTGCCCAACCACGTGCGCGCCGACGGCAAGGGCAATGTGTTTGCCGTGAACAAGTCGCGTGGCGCCGAAGACCCCAAGGGTGACCGCATCACCCGCATCAGCCTGCGCCAGCCGTAA
- a CDS encoding ABC transporter substrate-binding protein produces MNFASHLRLCALPLAVSLALAACGGSAPPSATDAAAPAAGSAAASAGAAPELPAGWQRVAGVDVPALQEQKAALPTTVTSDDGAQVEVKDASRIIAGGDDVIAVLEALGAGRQVFAAPTNTTTQAGLAAPHQFLFNRTTGVEGVLSLQGSLFLGNSLRRHTELSKKLREVGEPAVVVDDLQPAPDKVRKIAAAIGLADAGQTLATQVQRQLDEAAGIGKGLAHAPRVIHVSATGAGGLPTVAGADSASAQLIALAGGVNIGTEAGVKNYSQLSNEGVVAAAPEVILVTEHDLQQFGGADGLWKAYPTLKQTPAGAADRVWVLPDVQLKYTSVGSGAGALALAKAFAALPPA; encoded by the coding sequence ATGAACTTCGCTTCCCATCTGCGCCTGTGTGCGCTCCCGTTGGCCGTTTCGCTGGCGTTGGCCGCCTGCGGTGGCAGTGCGCCGCCGAGCGCGACCGATGCCGCTGCGCCGGCCGCCGGGTCTGCTGCGGCTTCGGCAGGCGCTGCGCCGGAACTGCCGGCTGGCTGGCAGCGCGTGGCCGGCGTGGATGTGCCGGCCCTGCAGGAGCAGAAGGCCGCACTGCCGACCACGGTAACCAGTGATGACGGCGCGCAAGTGGAAGTGAAGGATGCCAGCCGGATCATTGCCGGCGGCGATGACGTGATTGCGGTGCTGGAAGCGCTGGGCGCTGGCAGGCAGGTGTTTGCCGCGCCCACCAACACCACCACCCAGGCCGGCCTGGCCGCGCCGCATCAGTTCCTGTTCAACCGCACCACCGGCGTGGAAGGCGTACTGAGCCTGCAGGGCTCGCTGTTCCTGGGCAACAGCCTGCGGCGCCACACCGAGCTGTCGAAGAAGCTGCGTGAAGTGGGCGAGCCGGCCGTGGTGGTGGACGATCTGCAGCCCGCACCAGACAAGGTGCGCAAGATCGCGGCGGCGATCGGTCTTGCCGATGCCGGGCAGACCCTGGCCACCCAGGTGCAGCGCCAGCTGGATGAGGCCGCCGGGATCGGCAAGGGCCTGGCCCATGCGCCGCGCGTGATTCACGTATCGGCCACCGGCGCCGGCGGTCTGCCCACCGTGGCAGGTGCGGACAGCGCCTCGGCGCAGCTGATCGCGCTGGCTGGCGGCGTGAACATCGGTACCGAAGCCGGGGTGAAGAACTATTCGCAGTTGAGCAACGAGGGTGTGGTGGCCGCGGCGCCGGAAGTGATTCTGGTGACCGAGCACGACCTGCAGCAGTTCGGCGGTGCTGATGGGCTGTGGAAGGCCTATCCGACCCTGAAGCAGACCCCGGCCGGCGCCGCCGACCGGGTCTGGGTGCTGCCGGATGTGCAGCTGAAGTACACCAGCGTGGGCTCGGGTGCGGGTGCGCTGGCGCTGGCCAAGGCCTTTGCGGCGCTGCCGCCGGCATGA
- a CDS encoding iron ABC transporter permease, with product MSPADRRRRRGRVMLLVALLALLGAVLASFAVGPLRLPPLEVLQALGVKLGLVDPQAVSSRDLAVVWQLRIPRALLGAMVGAALAMAGASLQGLFGNPLADPGIVGVSQGAALGAVAAIVLGAAGAAGWLVPVAAFGGGAAAIGLTYALARPGKGTGNATLLLVGIAMAAFCSALIGFLTYIASESELQSLVFWQMGSLARANWSDVAAVLPLFAIGVFALLRLATPLDMLALGERQAQHLGLDVARTRRRLVAFSALLVGAAVAFAGSISFVGLVVPHVARLLVGPGHRWLLPVSGVLGALLIVVADTAARTLDPPAEIPLGLFSAALGAPFFLWLVLQQRRKVAA from the coding sequence ATGAGCCCTGCGGATCGGCGCCGCCGTCGCGGGCGGGTGATGTTGCTGGTTGCGTTGCTGGCACTGCTGGGGGCAGTGCTGGCGTCGTTCGCCGTCGGCCCGCTGCGGCTGCCGCCGCTGGAGGTGCTGCAGGCGCTGGGGGTGAAACTGGGCCTGGTCGATCCGCAGGCGGTCAGCAGCCGCGATCTGGCGGTGGTCTGGCAGCTGCGCATTCCGCGCGCCCTGTTGGGGGCGATGGTGGGCGCGGCGCTGGCCATGGCGGGCGCCAGTCTGCAGGGGCTGTTCGGCAATCCGCTGGCAGACCCTGGCATCGTCGGTGTCAGCCAGGGTGCGGCGCTGGGTGCGGTGGCGGCCATCGTGCTGGGCGCGGCCGGTGCCGCCGGCTGGCTGGTGCCGGTGGCGGCCTTCGGGGGCGGCGCTGCGGCCATCGGCCTGACCTATGCGCTGGCACGCCCGGGCAAGGGCACCGGCAATGCCACGTTGCTGCTGGTAGGTATTGCGATGGCCGCGTTCTGTTCGGCGCTGATCGGCTTCCTGACCTATATCGCCAGCGAAAGCGAGCTGCAGTCGCTGGTGTTCTGGCAGATGGGTTCGCTGGCGCGCGCCAACTGGTCGGACGTGGCAGCGGTGCTGCCGCTGTTCGCCATCGGCGTGTTCGCGCTGCTGCGCCTGGCCACGCCGCTGGACATGCTGGCACTGGGGGAGCGCCAGGCGCAGCATCTGGGCCTGGACGTGGCGCGCACGCGCCGCCGTCTGGTGGCCTTCAGTGCATTGCTGGTGGGCGCGGCGGTGGCATTTGCCGGCTCGATCAGCTTCGTGGGCCTGGTGGTGCCGCACGTGGCGCGCCTGCTGGTGGGCCCGGGGCATCGTTGGCTGCTGCCGGTATCGGGCGTGCTGGGCGCGCTGCTGATCGTGGTGGCCGACACCGCCGCGCGGACGCTGGATCCGCCTGCGGAGATTCCGTTGGGGCTGTTCTCGGCCGCGCTGGGCGCGCCGTTCTTCCTGTGGCTGGTGCTGCAGCAGCGCCGCAAGGTGGCTGCATGA
- a CDS encoding heme ABC transporter ATP-binding protein, whose amino-acid sequence MSALLSLRDVVVRRQQREILHGITLDFAPGTVTALVGPNGAGKSTLLAVAAGDLRADVGDVALNGRALHAYKAGPLARERAVMPQEHGVRFAFSVEEVVAMGRLPHPPDPAVDDARVEASIGAAELQALRLREVQQLSGGESARTTFARVLAQDTPLLLLDEPTAALDLRHQERTLRSVRACAEAGACVIVVLHDLNLAAGYADRIVLLEQGRVAADGTPSHVLTEANLQRVYQQDVVVLQHPKRGVPLVVVT is encoded by the coding sequence ATGAGCGCCTTGCTGAGCCTGCGCGATGTGGTGGTGCGCCGCCAGCAGCGCGAGATCCTGCATGGCATCACCCTGGATTTCGCGCCGGGCACGGTCACTGCCCTGGTGGGTCCCAATGGTGCCGGCAAATCCACCTTGCTGGCGGTAGCTGCGGGCGACCTGCGCGCCGACGTCGGCGACGTGGCGTTGAACGGACGTGCGCTGCATGCCTACAAGGCCGGGCCGCTGGCGCGCGAGCGCGCGGTGATGCCGCAGGAACATGGCGTGCGCTTCGCCTTCAGCGTGGAAGAAGTGGTGGCGATGGGGCGCCTGCCGCACCCACCCGATCCGGCCGTGGACGATGCGCGCGTGGAAGCCTCCATTGGTGCGGCCGAGCTGCAGGCACTGCGCCTGCGCGAAGTACAGCAGTTGTCCGGCGGCGAATCGGCGCGCACCACGTTTGCTCGCGTGCTGGCGCAGGACACGCCGTTGTTGCTGCTGGACGAACCCACCGCAGCGCTCGACCTGCGGCACCAGGAACGTACCCTGCGCAGCGTGCGCGCCTGTGCCGAAGCCGGTGCGTGCGTGATCGTGGTGCTGCACGATCTGAATCTTGCCGCCGGTTACGCCGACCGCATCGTGCTGCTGGAACAGGGCAGGGTGGCCGCCGATGGCACCCCCTCGCACGTGCTGACCGAGGCCAACCTGCAGCGTGTATACCAGCAGGACGTAGTGGTGCTGCAGCACCCCAAGCGTGGCGTGCCGCTGGTAGTAGTGACCTGA
- a CDS encoding TonB family protein, which translates to MDRRVGPMESCAARFRRPATMKLLHVTAITVCMLASAGCVQHSAPERAADTVCRSRLALHADACAEIAVASVKRIVQAREKRFYRRDDCSFKATRSSEPSISFFSPFLNPPEYPPDRFSGGTAVVRMQVDAAGMLRSVEVVQSSGDAAQDAAAAESVWNWCYVPAQRDGKDEGGFVEHRFDFDPPADG; encoded by the coding sequence ATGGACCGGCGCGTTGGGCCGATGGAATCCTGTGCAGCCCGCTTCCGCCGGCCTGCCACCATGAAGTTGCTTCACGTGACTGCCATTACGGTCTGCATGCTGGCGTCCGCAGGGTGCGTGCAGCACTCCGCCCCTGAGCGCGCGGCTGATACGGTCTGCCGAAGTCGTCTTGCGCTGCACGCCGACGCCTGCGCGGAGATAGCCGTGGCATCGGTGAAGCGGATCGTACAGGCACGCGAGAAGCGCTTCTATCGGCGTGATGACTGCAGTTTCAAAGCGACCCGATCGTCTGAGCCTTCCATCTCGTTCTTCTCTCCGTTCCTGAATCCGCCCGAGTATCCGCCCGACCGGTTCTCCGGTGGAACGGCCGTTGTGCGCATGCAGGTGGATGCTGCAGGAATGCTGCGTTCAGTCGAAGTGGTCCAGTCCAGTGGTGATGCCGCGCAGGATGCGGCTGCAGCAGAGAGCGTGTGGAACTGGTGCTACGTGCCCGCACAGCGCGACGGCAAGGATGAAGGCGGATTCGTTGAACATCGGTTTGACTTTGATCCGCCGGCTGACGGCTGA
- the fusA gene encoding elongation factor G, with amino-acid sequence MNTQTLSRRRNLGIIAHIDAGKTTLTERLLWKSGEIHRVGEVHDGNATTDFSAIERERGITIGAAAVQAQWAPRDLPPHRLTLIDTPGHIDFAIEVERSLRVLDGAVAVFSAVDGVQPQSETVWRQARRHGVPSIAFVNKMDRVGADFGRVLEQMQDKLQARPWALGVPLGSESAFNGWVDLVDERVLQWHDDGATTVSAWDDAARTQWQAHRQALIEAVADHDDALADAWLEGRAIDAALLRAALRRATLAGAGVPVLAGAAFKDKGIETLLDAVVDYLPSPLDRPAVTAVSEQGDVVLPPDPDGPLAGLLFKITHQQHGALSFVRLYSGTLKVGDAVASSQHPQGRRVSRLVRVQADQTHDIEQAVAGDIVAVLGWKDAVSGETLSSRARPLQLENIQAQAPVLAWRLSPARAADLIRIAQGLASLAQEDPSFRVETDRDSGETLVWGMGELHLEVMVERLRSEWKVDVGVGSPRVAYQETPIKAVSGVVGRVSKQNGGQGQFAHVVLDIAPREDGEVVFNDRIVGGVVPRGFIAAVEKGVRAALSDGPQGYPVVGIEVTLVDGETHAKDSSELAFHRAGLEAVRAALAGSGTQVLEPVMEVTVHSPSASVGDVVGDLNRRHGRIARIDDQDGRAEVSGFAPLANLVGYTTALRSLSQGRASSEAHLHGYEPVRAA; translated from the coding sequence ATGAACACCCAGACCCTTTCCCGCCGCCGCAACCTGGGCATCATTGCCCACATCGACGCTGGCAAGACCACGCTGACCGAACGCCTGCTGTGGAAAAGCGGCGAGATCCATCGCGTCGGCGAAGTGCACGACGGCAATGCGACCACCGATTTTTCGGCCATCGAGCGCGAGCGTGGCATCACCATCGGCGCCGCCGCCGTGCAGGCGCAGTGGGCGCCGCGCGATCTGCCGCCGCACCGGCTCACGCTGATCGACACCCCCGGCCATATCGACTTCGCCATTGAAGTGGAACGTTCGCTGCGCGTGCTCGACGGTGCCGTGGCCGTGTTCTCGGCCGTGGATGGCGTACAGCCGCAGTCGGAAACCGTGTGGCGCCAGGCGCGCCGGCATGGTGTGCCATCCATTGCCTTCGTCAACAAGATGGACCGCGTGGGTGCCGACTTCGGGCGTGTGCTGGAGCAGATGCAGGACAAGCTGCAGGCGCGGCCGTGGGCGCTGGGTGTACCGCTGGGCAGCGAAAGCGCGTTCAACGGCTGGGTGGACCTGGTCGATGAGCGCGTGCTGCAGTGGCACGACGATGGCGCCACCACCGTTTCGGCGTGGGACGATGCCGCGCGCACGCAATGGCAGGCACATCGCCAGGCCCTGATCGAGGCGGTGGCCGACCACGACGACGCGCTGGCCGATGCCTGGCTGGAAGGCCGCGCCATCGATGCAGCGCTGCTGCGCGCTGCGCTGCGCCGGGCCACCCTGGCCGGTGCAGGGGTGCCGGTGCTGGCCGGTGCGGCGTTCAAGGACAAGGGCATCGAGACGCTGCTGGACGCGGTGGTCGATTACCTGCCTTCGCCACTGGATCGCCCCGCGGTTACGGCCGTGAGCGAGCAGGGTGACGTCGTGCTGCCGCCGGACCCGGACGGTCCGCTGGCGGGCCTGCTGTTCAAGATCACCCACCAGCAGCACGGTGCGCTCAGCTTCGTGCGGCTGTACTCGGGCACCTTGAAGGTGGGCGATGCCGTGGCCAGTTCGCAGCACCCGCAGGGGCGGCGCGTCAGCCGCCTGGTACGGGTACAGGCCGACCAGACCCACGACATCGAACAGGCCGTGGCCGGCGACATCGTGGCGGTGCTGGGCTGGAAAGATGCGGTCAGCGGTGAAACGCTGAGCAGCCGGGCACGGCCGCTGCAACTGGAAAACATCCAGGCGCAGGCACCGGTACTGGCATGGCGGTTGAGCCCGGCGCGGGCGGCGGACCTGATCCGCATCGCGCAGGGCCTGGCCAGCCTGGCCCAGGAAGACCCGTCGTTCCGTGTGGAAACGGATCGCGACAGTGGTGAAACCCTGGTCTGGGGCATGGGCGAGCTGCACCTGGAGGTGATGGTCGAGCGCCTGCGCAGCGAATGGAAGGTGGACGTGGGCGTGGGATCGCCGCGCGTGGCCTACCAGGAAACGCCCATCAAGGCCGTTTCCGGTGTGGTGGGCCGGGTGTCCAAGCAGAACGGCGGGCAGGGTCAATTTGCCCACGTGGTGCTGGACATTGCGCCGCGCGAAGATGGCGAGGTGGTCTTCAACGACCGCATCGTCGGTGGCGTGGTGCCGCGTGGCTTCATCGCCGCGGTGGAAAAGGGTGTGCGTGCGGCGCTGTCCGATGGCCCGCAGGGTTACCCCGTGGTGGGTATCGAGGTGACTCTGGTCGATGGCGAAACCCATGCCAAGGACTCCTCGGAACTGGCCTTCCATCGCGCCGGGCTGGAAGCGGTGCGGGCGGCACTGGCTGGCAGCGGCACCCAGGTGCTGGAGCCGGTAATGGAAGTGACGGTGCATTCGCCGTCGGCATCGGTGGGCGACGTGGTGGGCGACCTGAATCGCCGCCACGGCCGCATCGCCCGCATCGACGACCAGGACGGTCGCGCCGAGGTGAGTGGCTTTGCGCCGCTGGCCAACCTGGTGGGGTATACCACCGCGCTGCGCTCGCTCAGCCAGGGGCGGGCCAGCAGCGAGGCGCACCTGCACGGGTATGAGCCGGTGCGCGCCGCATAG
- a CDS encoding SapC family protein, producing MTTTSDTTTEAAPSSAPLFYTRPVPLQADKHADVRILPGKLEFAASSNSIPLVLGEFSLALHHFPILFAGPTAVPMAAVGITNDNLFITDGLWADETYIPAYLRRHPFIFIDTGEGNDFLLGIDEDSARIARGGEEGQPLFADGKATELVQQALEFCGQFTREHEQTQAFSKALVDNNLLVERNANVRLPDGREFNLNGFFVVDVEKFIALPDATVVEWHRSGWLALIHQHLMSLGRFNDLTRRQIARSAA from the coding sequence ATGACCACTACCAGCGACACCACCACCGAAGCTGCACCGAGCAGCGCGCCCCTGTTCTACACCCGTCCGGTGCCGCTGCAGGCCGACAAGCATGCCGACGTGCGGATCCTGCCGGGCAAGCTCGAATTTGCTGCCAGCAGCAACTCCATCCCGCTGGTGCTGGGCGAATTCTCGCTGGCGCTGCACCACTTCCCGATCCTGTTCGCCGGCCCCACCGCGGTGCCGATGGCGGCGGTGGGCATCACCAACGACAACCTGTTCATCACCGATGGCCTGTGGGCCGATGAGACCTACATCCCGGCCTATCTGCGCCGTCATCCCTTCATCTTCATCGACACCGGCGAAGGCAACGACTTCCTGCTGGGCATCGACGAAGACAGCGCCCGCATCGCCCGCGGTGGCGAGGAAGGCCAGCCGCTGTTCGCCGATGGCAAGGCCACCGAGCTGGTGCAGCAGGCGCTGGAATTCTGCGGTCAGTTCACCCGCGAGCACGAGCAGACCCAGGCCTTCTCCAAGGCGCTGGTGGACAACAACCTGCTGGTGGAGCGCAATGCCAACGTGCGCCTGCCCGATGGCCGCGAATTCAACCTCAACGGCTTCTTCGTGGTGGATGTCGAGAAGTTCATCGCACTGCCCGACGCGACCGTGGTCGAATGGCACCGCAGCGGCTGGCTGGCACTGATCCACCAGCACCTGATGTCGCTGGGCCGCTTCAACGACCTGACCCGTCGCCAGATCGCGCGCAGCGCCGCCTGA